A stretch of the Drosophila sulfurigaster albostrigata strain 15112-1811.04 chromosome 2L, ASM2355843v2, whole genome shotgun sequence genome encodes the following:
- the LOC133845365 gene encoding uncharacterized protein LOC133845365 isoform X1, producing MMESEKWHIQIYLFLLLITSAYSNVGKMTSSQNHFGSSLQSQFNTKNNTRVIAQKGGLAILPCVVKVNSPATVSWIRRKDFQLLTVGLSTHSSDKRFLVEHTRHMGHWSLRIKAVKEEDRGFYECQLSIYPTQSIFIELKIVEAVAEISNAPDILIDETSTLQLQCKLKGATENPAFVFWYHENKMVNYDAQGGFVVTSITENAITGLENGQHLQTKPNGTKNKTHRSAMESNGDSAIVSTAGPYISTSPISPFSALQVQPHKSPYLPNSSMSVLTIKTVTFHHAGNYTCAPSNARPASITVHVLRGEKPAAMQHANRSILDGENNSNISLGLNSIKGFNGTNSLLVTGPSLLLSVLCLLANLPSASHLQKQTPMIFFVYVLCTFNS from the exons atgATGGAATCGGAAAAATGGCATATACAgatctatttatttttgctattaaTAACTTCAGCATATTCAA atGTGGGAAAAATGACATCGTCTCAAAACCACTTTGGGAGTAGTCTTCAAAGCCAGtttaatactaaaaacaaTACTCGGGTCATCGCCCAGAAGGGAGGACTTGCTATTTTACCATGTGTCGTTAAAGTCAATTCTCCGGCCACG gttTCTTGGATTCGAAGAAAAGATTTTCAGTTGCTTACTGTGGGCTTATCAACTCACAGTAGCGACAAAAGATTTTTAGTAGAGCACACACGTCACATGGGGCATTGGTCGCTAAGGATTAAAGCTGTTAAGGAAGAGGACCGAGGATTCTATGAGTGTCAACTGTCAATTTACCCAACGCAATCAATTTTTATAGAACTAAAAATTGTTG AAGCTGTAGCTGAAATATCAAACGCACCCGATATACTTATTGACGAAACTTCTACGCTTCAACTGCAATGTAAACTTAAGGGGGCCACGGAAAATCCAGCATTTGTCTTTTG gTATCATGAGAATAAAATGGTTAACTATGATGCGCAAGGAGGTTTCGTTGTCACGTCGATTACTGAAAATGCGATCACTGGTCTCGAAAACGGCCAACATTTACAGACGAAACCAAATggcactaaaaataaaacacatcgCAGCGCAATGGAATCAAATGGCGATAGCGCGATCGTATCTACTGCAGGTCCATATATTTCTACTTCACCAATTAGTCCATTTTCAGCATTACAAGTACAACCACATAAGTCACCATATCTTCCAAATTCTTCAATGAGCGTGCTAACCATCAAAACAGTAACATTTCATCATGCTGGAAATTATACATGTGCACCGTCAAATGCTAGGCCGGCCAGCATTACGGTCCATGTACTGAGAG GAGAAAAACCAGCAGCCATGCAACATGCGAATCGCAGCATTCTTGACGGAGAGAATAATTCCAACATCAGCTTGGGCCTAAACAGTATTAAAGGATTCAATGGAACCAATAGTCTACTGGTCACAGGGCCCTCACTACTATTATCCGTTCTCTGTTTGCTAGCGAATCTGCCTTCTGCATCCCATTTACAAAAGCAGACACCAATGATATTCTTCGTATATGTATTATGTACTTTTAATAGCTGA
- the LOC133845365 gene encoding uncharacterized protein LOC133845365 isoform X2 has protein sequence MGHWSLRIKAVKEEDRGFYECQLSIYPTQSIFIELKIVEAVAEISNAPDILIDETSTLQLQCKLKGATENPAFVFWYHENKMVNYDAQGGFVVTSITENAITGLENGQHLQTKPNGTKNKTHRSAMESNGDSAIVSTAGPYISTSPISPFSALQVQPHKSPYLPNSSMSVLTIKTVTFHHAGNYTCAPSNARPASITVHVLRGEKPAAMQHANRSILDGENNSNISLGLNSIKGFNGTNSLLVTGPSLLLSVLCLLANLPSASHLQKQTPMIFFVYVLCTFNS, from the exons ATGGGGCATTGGTCGCTAAGGATTAAAGCTGTTAAGGAAGAGGACCGAGGATTCTATGAGTGTCAACTGTCAATTTACCCAACGCAATCAATTTTTATAGAACTAAAAATTGTTG AAGCTGTAGCTGAAATATCAAACGCACCCGATATACTTATTGACGAAACTTCTACGCTTCAACTGCAATGTAAACTTAAGGGGGCCACGGAAAATCCAGCATTTGTCTTTTG gTATCATGAGAATAAAATGGTTAACTATGATGCGCAAGGAGGTTTCGTTGTCACGTCGATTACTGAAAATGCGATCACTGGTCTCGAAAACGGCCAACATTTACAGACGAAACCAAATggcactaaaaataaaacacatcgCAGCGCAATGGAATCAAATGGCGATAGCGCGATCGTATCTACTGCAGGTCCATATATTTCTACTTCACCAATTAGTCCATTTTCAGCATTACAAGTACAACCACATAAGTCACCATATCTTCCAAATTCTTCAATGAGCGTGCTAACCATCAAAACAGTAACATTTCATCATGCTGGAAATTATACATGTGCACCGTCAAATGCTAGGCCGGCCAGCATTACGGTCCATGTACTGAGAG GAGAAAAACCAGCAGCCATGCAACATGCGAATCGCAGCATTCTTGACGGAGAGAATAATTCCAACATCAGCTTGGGCCTAAACAGTATTAAAGGATTCAATGGAACCAATAGTCTACTGGTCACAGGGCCCTCACTACTATTATCCGTTCTCTGTTTGCTAGCGAATCTGCCTTCTGCATCCCATTTACAAAAGCAGACACCAATGATATTCTTCGTATATGTATTATGTACTTTTAATAGCTGA